The proteins below are encoded in one region of Tomitella fengzijianii:
- a CDS encoding DUF721 family protein — translation MTADSEGNGLSAGDDGPPRGADLARRALEEARARAAAQGKSVGKGMASPQRRQQRKPSRRRWSGPAADPRDPQPLGALAASLARRRGWNRHVAEGRVLGCWDEVVGAEIADHAAPTSLSDGILHVTAESTAWATQLRMVQAQILSKIARAVGDGVVTKLEIRGPSAPSWRHGARHVSGRGPRDTYG, via the coding sequence ATGACGGCTGACTCGGAGGGCAACGGCCTGTCCGCCGGCGACGACGGGCCGCCGCGCGGTGCCGATCTGGCGCGACGCGCGCTGGAAGAGGCGCGCGCGCGGGCGGCGGCGCAGGGTAAATCCGTGGGCAAGGGCATGGCCTCCCCCCAGAGGCGCCAACAACGCAAGCCATCACGCCGCCGCTGGTCCGGGCCGGCGGCCGACCCCCGTGACCCGCAACCGCTGGGGGCTCTCGCGGCATCCCTTGCCCGACGTCGGGGATGGAACCGGCACGTGGCGGAGGGGCGGGTCCTCGGGTGCTGGGACGAGGTCGTGGGTGCGGAGATCGCCGACCACGCGGCGCCTACGTCGCTGAGCGACGGGATCCTGCACGTCACGGCCGAATCGACGGCCTGGGCTACACAGCTCAGGATGGTGCAGGCGCAGATCCTCTCGAAGATCGCCCGGGCGGTGGGCGACGGCGTGGTGACGAAGCTGGAGATCCGTGGACCGAGCGCGCCGAGCTGGCGGCACGGCGCCCGGCACGTCAGCGGGCGGGGGCCGCGTGACACCTACGGCTGA
- a CDS encoding sirohydrochlorin chelatase has protein sequence MTAPSLIIAAHGTRDLRGLATMAALADQVAAAAPAAVRLAFADVASPTLADVLDAAPAADAIVVPAFLASGFHVRTDLPRQAAAAGPRRTLRIAGAIGPDPVLAAVQALRLREAGRAEADAVLMAAVGSSDPRARADVRRAGRLLSDALDVPVSTALCADGSKAIEAAVERLRSAGARRVAVSPYLLSEGLFHSRITDCGADVVADPIGDHPALARLIVHRMRAIAVPAAEARQCSGDRRQPFTRARRAIR, from the coding sequence ATGACCGCACCGTCGCTCATCATCGCGGCGCACGGCACACGGGACCTGCGGGGGCTCGCCACGATGGCCGCGCTCGCCGACCAAGTGGCGGCCGCCGCTCCGGCGGCGGTGCGCCTCGCCTTCGCCGACGTCGCATCTCCGACGCTGGCGGACGTTCTGGACGCCGCCCCCGCCGCGGACGCCATCGTGGTCCCGGCCTTCCTCGCATCCGGGTTTCATGTGCGCACGGACCTCCCGCGGCAGGCCGCCGCGGCCGGGCCGCGCCGCACCCTTCGCATTGCGGGGGCGATAGGACCCGATCCGGTTCTCGCCGCGGTCCAGGCATTGCGCCTGCGCGAGGCCGGACGGGCGGAGGCGGACGCCGTCCTCATGGCGGCCGTCGGTTCGTCCGATCCACGTGCCCGCGCGGACGTCCGCCGCGCCGGGCGCCTGCTGTCCGACGCGTTGGACGTCCCCGTCAGCACTGCACTGTGCGCGGACGGATCGAAGGCCATCGAGGCCGCCGTCGAGAGGCTGCGGTCGGCGGGTGCACGACGCGTCGCCGTCTCGCCCTACCTGTTATCCGAGGGTCTCTTCCACTCTCGGATCACCGATTGCGGGGCCGACGTCGTCGCCGATCCCATCGGAGACCACCCGGCGCTCGCGCGGCTCATCGTGCACAGGATGCGCGCGATCGCAGTGCCGGCGGCCGAGGCCCGGCAATGTTCCGGTGACCGTCGGCAGCCGTTCACACGTGCGCGTCGAGCCATCCGATGA
- a CDS encoding MaoC family dehydratase: MTDSWQTASIGVRDFANPVSDRWLEDYVSGDVFEYGSITVTEADILEFAHRYDPQSIHIDEDAAREGPFGGLIASGWQTASVFMRMFADNFLTAVGSLSSPGIDELRWTAPVRPGDTLRIRVTVDESRRSRSKPDRGIIHTTGEMFNQDGTVVLTLRAMNLIAARPV; encoded by the coding sequence ATGACAGACAGCTGGCAGACCGCGTCCATCGGCGTCCGCGACTTCGCAAATCCCGTGTCGGACAGGTGGCTCGAGGACTATGTCTCCGGTGACGTGTTCGAGTACGGGTCGATCACCGTCACCGAGGCCGACATCCTGGAGTTCGCGCACCGGTACGACCCGCAGTCCATCCACATCGATGAGGACGCGGCGCGCGAGGGGCCGTTCGGCGGGTTGATCGCCAGCGGGTGGCAGACCGCGTCGGTGTTCATGCGGATGTTCGCGGACAACTTCCTCACCGCGGTGGGGAGCCTGTCCTCGCCGGGTATCGACGAACTGCGCTGGACCGCCCCGGTGCGCCCCGGCGACACGCTGCGGATCCGGGTGACGGTGGACGAGTCGCGCCGCTCCCGGTCGAAGCCCGACCGGGGGATCATCCACACCACGGGCGAGATGTTCAACCAGGACGGCACGGTGGTGCTCACGCTGCGCGCGATGAACCTCATCGCGGCGCGTCCCGTGTGA
- a CDS encoding FAD-dependent oxidoreductase, with product MVVGNGMAGTRLVEQIRAHDPRGARVRITVIGDEPHPAYNRILLTNVLAGSIGADQTRMRTGAWGPGDRVAVRTGVRATGIDVARRTLGLDGGHPPVAYDELVLATGSTPKRPHIDGAYRDDGAPGPGVAAFRTLDDCDAIAAAARPGASVTIVGAGLLGIEAARGALMRGASVTLVHPQDYPMDRQLDPDGGAVLARSVRGLGARLVVGRRAAEFRRPGANTGAELVLDDGSRIATDLLILAAGTGPRTDLARTAGIDVADGIIVDDAMRTSAPHVSAAGDCCEHRGVVYGLVQPAWEQTSVLAGRLCGAGGARYSGSAQVTRLKAHDIDLVAMGRVDVSGHDELHEVLTLADPARGRYAKAVVRAGRLVGALSLGNPGVAGAFTQLFDSRGPVPSDRMSLLVGRAPAGGAALPEDAGPGAVVCRCNSVTRGRIAEAWRGGATTSEAIARSTRAGTGCGGCRDAVAGLCGLWNTRGRTGPADEGAPDRRNGNATEGDAA from the coding sequence GTGGTGGTGGGCAACGGCATGGCCGGGACCCGGCTCGTCGAGCAGATCCGCGCCCACGATCCGCGCGGCGCGCGGGTGCGCATCACCGTCATCGGCGACGAGCCGCATCCCGCGTACAACCGGATCCTGCTGACCAACGTGCTCGCCGGCAGCATCGGCGCCGACCAGACGCGCATGCGCACCGGCGCCTGGGGCCCCGGGGATCGTGTCGCCGTGCGCACCGGAGTCCGCGCGACGGGCATCGACGTCGCCCGCAGGACCCTCGGTCTGGACGGCGGGCACCCGCCGGTGGCCTACGACGAGCTGGTCCTGGCGACGGGAAGCACTCCGAAGCGTCCGCACATCGACGGCGCCTATCGCGACGACGGCGCACCGGGGCCGGGCGTCGCTGCGTTCCGGACCCTGGACGACTGCGACGCGATCGCCGCTGCCGCGCGCCCGGGGGCGTCCGTGACGATCGTCGGCGCCGGACTCCTGGGGATCGAGGCGGCACGCGGCGCGCTGATGCGCGGCGCGTCCGTGACGCTGGTGCACCCGCAGGACTACCCGATGGACCGCCAGCTCGATCCCGACGGGGGCGCCGTCCTCGCCCGTTCGGTCCGGGGGCTCGGCGCCCGCCTGGTCGTCGGCCGGCGCGCCGCCGAGTTCCGCCGGCCCGGCGCGAATACCGGCGCGGAGCTCGTACTCGACGACGGGTCGCGCATCGCCACCGATCTGCTGATCCTCGCCGCCGGCACCGGTCCCCGCACCGATCTCGCTCGCACCGCCGGCATCGACGTAGCGGACGGGATCATCGTCGACGACGCCATGCGCACCAGCGCGCCGCACGTGTCGGCGGCGGGCGACTGCTGCGAGCACCGCGGAGTGGTCTACGGGCTGGTCCAACCGGCGTGGGAACAGACCTCCGTTCTCGCCGGGCGGCTGTGCGGCGCCGGCGGCGCCCGCTACTCCGGCAGCGCGCAGGTCACGCGGCTCAAGGCGCACGACATCGACCTCGTCGCCATGGGCCGCGTCGACGTCTCCGGCCACGACGAACTGCACGAGGTGCTCACTCTCGCGGATCCGGCGCGCGGGCGCTACGCCAAGGCCGTCGTCCGCGCCGGGCGGCTCGTCGGTGCCCTCTCGCTCGGCAATCCCGGCGTGGCCGGGGCGTTCACGCAGCTGTTCGACTCGCGCGGTCCGGTTCCGTCCGACCGGATGTCATTGCTCGTCGGACGCGCGCCCGCCGGGGGCGCCGCGCTTCCGGAGGACGCGGGCCCCGGAGCGGTGGTGTGCCGCTGCAATTCGGTGACCCGCGGCCGGATCGCCGAGGCGTGGCGGGGTGGGGCCACGACGAGCGAAGCGATCGCACGTTCAACCCGCGCCGGGACCGGGTGCGGCGGATGCCGCGATGCGGTCGCCGGCCTGTGCGGGCTCTGGAACACGCGCGGGCGGACAGGTCCGGCGGATGAAGGCGCTCCGGACAGACGGAACGGAAACGCAACGGAGGGAGACGCCGCATGA
- the gyrB gene encoding DNA topoisomerase (ATP-hydrolyzing) subunit B, whose protein sequence is MVANDSDTASSNGSAGDYNASSITILEGLEAVRKRPGMYIGSTGERGLHHLVWEVVDNSVDEAMAGYASTVNVTLLADGGVEVTDDGRGIPVDMHSSGEPTVQVVLTQLHAGGKFDSDSYAVSGGLHGVGVSVVNALSRVLEVEIDYDGFHWDQQYNKSIPGPLNKGEATSRTGTTVRYWADPDIFETTVYDFETVSRRLQEMAFLNKGLTIVLTDERVAEEEVTDEVVGDVADAPKNAAEEAEEAEEKAVAPKVKRRIFHYPGGLIDYVKHINRTKQSIHQSVLAFTAAGDGHELEVAMQWNSGYSESVHTFANTINTAEGGTHEEGFRSALTSTVNRYAKDHKLLKDKDPNLSGDDIREGLAAVISVKVTEPQFEGQTKTKLGNTEVRSFVQKACNEHLEYWFESNPAEAKVIVNKAVSSAQARMAARKARELVRRKTATDIGGLPGKLADCRSKDPSKCEVYIVEGDSAGGSAKSGRDSMYQAILPLRGKIINVEKARIDRVLKNAEVQTIITALGTGIHDEFDIAKLRYHKVVLMADADVDGQHISTLLMTLLFRFMRPLIEHGHVYLAQPPLYKLKWQRGVAPDFAYSDRERDGLLEAGLAAGKKINKDDGIQRYKGLGEMDAKELWETTMDPSVRVLRQVTLDDAAAADELFSILMGEDVAARRSFITRNAKDVRFLDV, encoded by the coding sequence GTGGTTGCCAACGATTCAGACACGGCGTCATCCAACGGCTCGGCGGGCGATTACAACGCCTCCTCCATCACCATCCTCGAAGGGCTCGAGGCGGTCCGGAAGCGTCCGGGCATGTACATCGGGTCCACGGGTGAGCGCGGGCTCCACCACCTGGTCTGGGAGGTGGTGGACAACTCCGTCGACGAGGCGATGGCCGGCTATGCGTCTACCGTCAACGTGACGCTGTTGGCCGACGGCGGCGTCGAGGTGACCGACGACGGCCGCGGGATCCCGGTGGACATGCACTCCAGCGGCGAACCCACCGTGCAGGTCGTGCTCACCCAGCTGCACGCGGGTGGCAAGTTCGACTCCGATTCGTACGCGGTCTCCGGCGGCCTGCACGGCGTGGGCGTGTCCGTGGTGAACGCGCTGTCGAGGGTGCTCGAGGTGGAGATCGACTACGACGGGTTCCACTGGGACCAGCAGTACAACAAGTCGATTCCTGGGCCGCTGAACAAGGGCGAGGCGACCTCCCGGACCGGCACCACCGTGCGGTACTGGGCCGATCCCGACATCTTCGAGACCACGGTCTACGACTTCGAGACGGTCTCGCGCCGACTGCAGGAGATGGCGTTCCTCAATAAGGGGCTGACGATCGTCCTCACCGACGAGCGTGTCGCGGAGGAAGAGGTCACCGACGAGGTCGTCGGCGACGTCGCCGACGCGCCCAAGAACGCGGCCGAGGAAGCGGAGGAGGCCGAGGAGAAGGCGGTCGCGCCCAAGGTCAAGCGCCGGATCTTCCACTACCCCGGCGGGCTGATCGACTACGTCAAGCACATCAACCGCACCAAGCAGTCCATCCACCAGTCGGTGCTGGCCTTCACGGCCGCCGGCGACGGGCACGAGCTCGAGGTGGCGATGCAGTGGAACTCAGGCTATTCGGAGTCGGTGCACACCTTCGCCAACACCATCAACACCGCGGAGGGCGGCACCCACGAGGAGGGGTTCCGTTCGGCGCTGACCTCTACGGTCAACCGGTACGCGAAGGACCACAAGCTTCTCAAGGACAAGGACCCGAATCTCTCCGGCGATGACATCCGCGAGGGCCTTGCGGCCGTGATCTCGGTGAAGGTGACCGAGCCGCAGTTCGAGGGACAGACCAAGACGAAGCTCGGCAACACCGAGGTGCGGTCGTTCGTGCAGAAGGCGTGCAACGAGCACCTGGAGTACTGGTTCGAATCCAACCCCGCCGAGGCGAAAGTCATCGTCAACAAGGCCGTCTCCTCGGCGCAGGCCCGGATGGCCGCCCGCAAGGCGCGTGAGCTGGTGCGGCGCAAGACCGCGACAGACATCGGCGGACTGCCCGGCAAGCTGGCGGACTGCCGCTCCAAGGACCCCAGCAAGTGCGAGGTCTACATCGTGGAGGGCGACTCGGCCGGCGGTTCGGCCAAGTCGGGCCGCGACTCGATGTACCAGGCGATCCTGCCGCTGCGCGGCAAGATCATCAATGTCGAGAAGGCCCGCATCGACCGGGTGCTCAAGAACGCCGAGGTGCAGACCATCATCACGGCGCTCGGCACCGGTATTCACGACGAGTTCGACATTGCAAAACTCCGGTATCACAAGGTCGTGCTCATGGCGGACGCCGACGTGGACGGCCAGCACATCTCGACGCTGCTGATGACGCTGCTGTTCCGGTTCATGCGTCCGCTGATCGAGCACGGGCATGTCTACCTGGCGCAGCCACCGTTGTACAAGCTCAAGTGGCAGCGCGGCGTCGCGCCGGACTTCGCCTACTCCGACCGCGAACGCGACGGGCTGCTGGAGGCCGGCCTGGCGGCGGGCAAGAAGATCAACAAGGACGACGGCATCCAGCGATACAAGGGCCTGGGCGAGATGGACGCCAAGGAATTGTGGGAGACCACGATGGACCCGTCGGTCCGCGTGCTCCGGCAGGTGACGCTGGACGACGCCGCCGCGGCCGACGAGTTGTTCAGCATTCTGATGGGTGAGGACGTCGCGGCGCGGCGCAGCTTCATCACCCGCAACGCCAAGGACGTTCGATTCCTCGACGTGTAG
- the nirD gene encoding nitrite reductase small subunit NirD, producing MPRNAGGWTPACAVHRLLPGRGVAVLLRGGTQAALFLLADGSVHAVGNIDPVGRAAVMSRGIVGDRGGEPTVASPLLKDVYSLVDGRRLDDARPGLPVHPVRVVDGVVHVGPATRADVDARAR from the coding sequence GTGCCTCGCAACGCCGGCGGCTGGACCCCGGCATGCGCGGTGCACCGGCTCCTGCCCGGTCGCGGCGTGGCCGTGCTGCTGCGCGGCGGCACGCAGGCGGCGCTGTTCCTGTTGGCCGACGGGAGCGTGCACGCCGTCGGCAACATCGACCCCGTCGGGCGGGCGGCCGTGATGTCGCGCGGGATCGTCGGGGACCGCGGCGGTGAGCCGACTGTCGCATCGCCGTTGCTCAAAGACGTGTACTCGCTGGTCGACGGCCGGCGTTTGGACGACGCCCGGCCCGGTCTTCCCGTCCACCCGGTCCGCGTGGTCGACGGTGTGGTGCACGTGGGCCCGGCGACCCGGGCCGACGTAGACGCACGGGCCCGGTGA
- the nirB gene encoding nitrite reductase large subunit NirB: MSAKTLVVIGHGMVGHRLVQNLRRRDEAGAWSVTVLCEEPWAAYDRVGLSSYVGGWDPGPLALEGNDFADDPLVDLHVGDAATTVDTAARSVRSASGAIHTYDALVFATGSHAFRPPIPGNDLPGCFVYRTIDDLDAIRAATEGHGGEQAVVVGGGLLGLEAADALRSLGLVPHIVERGDRLLSAQVDAGGGALLGRLVSELGLHAHTGLGTEEIEPAGGRLAVHLSGGTVLDATLVVFATGIRPRDALAGEAGLTLAPRGGIETDLAMRTSAPGVYAVGECAAVEGTCYGLVAPGYATADVVVDRLLGGDGVFPGADTSTKLKLLGVDVASFGDAHGIGDGALEVVLSDAAKRTYAKLVVSDDASTLLGGILVGDATAYTTLRPLVGSPLPDDAAALISPAASTAGAGSLPDDAEICSCNAVTKGRISAAIADGACDLAAVTARTGAGSTCGGCLPAVKQLLTSSGVALPKALCEHFDISRAELFEIVRATRTRTFSALLARYGRGAGCEICKPVVASILASTSSDHILDAEQAALQDTNDHFLANLQKNGTYSVVPRMPGGECTPEQLIVIGEVARDFDLYTKVTGGQRIDLFGARVEQLPQIWRRLVDAGMESGHAYGKSLRTAKSCVGSSWCRYGVQDSMSMAVRLELRYRGLRSPHKLKLGVSGCARECAEARSKDVGVIATENGWNLYVGGNGGQTPAHAQQLAGGLDDDALVRCIDRFLMFYIRTADRLQRTARWLDEIDGGLEHVRQVVCEDALGIAAGLEAAMEAHVAGYRDEWAAVLDDPGTLERFVSFVNAPGEPDPTVAFDESGPRKVPVLVGMPDFPVART; encoded by the coding sequence ATGAGCGCGAAGACACTGGTCGTGATCGGCCACGGGATGGTGGGGCACCGACTGGTCCAGAACCTGCGCCGGCGGGACGAGGCTGGAGCCTGGTCGGTGACCGTGCTCTGCGAGGAGCCGTGGGCCGCCTACGACCGCGTCGGCCTGTCGTCCTACGTCGGCGGGTGGGACCCGGGCCCGCTGGCGCTCGAGGGCAACGACTTCGCCGACGACCCCCTGGTGGACCTGCACGTGGGCGACGCCGCCACCACCGTCGACACCGCCGCCCGCTCGGTGCGCTCCGCGTCCGGGGCTATCCACACGTACGACGCGCTGGTGTTCGCCACCGGGTCGCACGCGTTCCGTCCGCCGATCCCCGGCAACGACCTGCCCGGCTGCTTCGTCTACCGCACAATCGACGACCTCGACGCGATCCGCGCCGCCACCGAGGGCCACGGCGGCGAGCAGGCGGTGGTCGTGGGCGGCGGCCTGCTGGGCCTGGAGGCGGCCGATGCGCTTCGCTCGCTCGGCCTCGTCCCGCACATCGTCGAACGGGGCGATCGGCTACTATCCGCGCAGGTCGATGCCGGCGGCGGCGCGCTGCTGGGCCGTCTCGTCTCCGAGCTCGGCCTGCACGCGCACACCGGCCTGGGCACCGAGGAGATCGAGCCCGCCGGCGGCCGGCTGGCGGTGCACCTGTCCGGCGGCACTGTGCTCGACGCCACTCTGGTGGTGTTCGCCACCGGAATCCGGCCGCGGGACGCGCTGGCCGGCGAGGCCGGACTCACCCTCGCGCCACGCGGGGGCATCGAGACCGACCTCGCGATGCGGACGAGCGCCCCCGGGGTGTACGCCGTCGGCGAATGCGCGGCGGTCGAGGGCACCTGCTACGGCCTCGTCGCGCCCGGTTACGCCACCGCCGACGTGGTGGTCGACCGGCTCCTCGGCGGCGACGGCGTGTTCCCGGGGGCGGACACCTCGACCAAGCTCAAGCTGCTGGGGGTCGACGTGGCGAGCTTCGGCGACGCGCACGGCATCGGCGACGGGGCGCTCGAGGTGGTGCTGTCCGATGCGGCCAAGCGCACCTACGCCAAGCTGGTGGTCTCGGACGACGCGTCGACCCTGCTCGGCGGAATCCTCGTCGGCGACGCCACCGCCTACACCACCCTCCGCCCACTGGTCGGATCGCCGCTTCCCGACGACGCGGCCGCGCTGATCTCGCCGGCCGCGTCGACGGCGGGGGCGGGCTCGCTCCCGGACGACGCCGAGATCTGCTCGTGCAACGCCGTGACCAAAGGGCGCATCTCCGCGGCCATCGCGGACGGCGCCTGCGACCTTGCCGCGGTCACTGCACGCACGGGGGCGGGGTCGACCTGCGGCGGCTGCCTTCCCGCGGTCAAGCAGCTCCTCACGTCGTCCGGCGTCGCACTGCCGAAGGCGCTGTGCGAGCACTTCGACATCTCTCGCGCCGAGCTGTTCGAGATCGTCCGAGCCACTCGCACGCGAACATTCTCCGCACTGCTAGCACGGTACGGCCGCGGCGCCGGATGCGAGATCTGCAAGCCGGTCGTGGCGTCGATCCTGGCCTCCACCTCCTCCGACCACATCCTCGACGCGGAGCAGGCGGCGTTGCAGGACACGAACGACCACTTCCTGGCGAACCTGCAGAAGAACGGCACGTACTCCGTCGTCCCGCGCATGCCGGGCGGCGAGTGCACGCCCGAACAGCTGATCGTCATCGGCGAAGTGGCCCGCGATTTCGACCTGTACACCAAGGTGACCGGCGGCCAGCGCATCGACCTCTTCGGCGCACGGGTGGAGCAGCTCCCACAGATCTGGCGCCGGCTGGTAGACGCCGGGATGGAGTCCGGCCACGCCTACGGCAAGTCGCTGCGCACCGCCAAGAGCTGCGTGGGATCCTCCTGGTGCCGGTACGGCGTACAGGATTCCATGTCGATGGCCGTGCGCCTGGAACTGCGGTATCGGGGACTGCGATCGCCGCACAAGCTCAAGCTGGGGGTATCCGGGTGCGCGCGCGAATGCGCGGAGGCCCGATCAAAGGACGTGGGGGTGATCGCCACGGAGAACGGATGGAACCTCTACGTGGGCGGCAACGGCGGGCAGACGCCGGCCCACGCGCAGCAGCTCGCCGGCGGACTCGACGACGACGCGCTGGTCCGCTGCATCGACCGCTTCCTGATGTTCTACATCCGCACGGCGGACCGGCTCCAGCGCACCGCCCGCTGGCTCGACGAGATCGACGGCGGCCTGGAGCACGTGCGGCAAGTGGTGTGCGAGGACGCCCTGGGGATCGCCGCGGGGCTGGAGGCGGCGATGGAGGCGCACGTCGCCGGGTACCGCGACGAGTGGGCCGCCGTGCTCGACGACCCCGGCACCCTCGAGCGATTCGTGTCCTTCGTCAACGCGCCCGGCGAGCCGGATCCCACCGTCGCGTTCGACGAATCGGGCCCGCGCAAGGTGCCGGTGCTCGTGGGCATGCCCGACTTCCCTGTTGCACGCACGTGA
- a CDS encoding alpha/beta hydrolase gives MERTHVVSAVDGLTLQAYRWPAEKPKATVQLAHGLAEHAQRYDRLARVLVAAGYDVWAHDHRGHGSSVSDAVPHGGFGEAGWAGLVADLVQVSGMIADAVPGVPHFLVGHSMGSFASQFVLLDHSADYVGVALSGTTALDIAAAAMPEPGSEAAEDANLDAYNAGFEGDTGYEWLSRDADEVAKYVADPLCGFDVRPDLLPGIFGASVLTGDQEVLAKISPDVAILVLSGEDDPLAGKGYMPTTVADRYRAAGVKDVELEIYPGARHEIFNETNRDEVTTRLIGWLDAHV, from the coding sequence ATGGAACGCACACATGTGGTCTCCGCCGTCGACGGTCTGACGTTGCAGGCCTATCGGTGGCCGGCGGAGAAGCCCAAGGCCACAGTCCAGTTGGCTCACGGGCTCGCGGAGCACGCGCAGCGCTACGACCGGCTCGCTCGAGTCCTCGTTGCGGCCGGATACGACGTGTGGGCGCACGATCACCGCGGACATGGGTCCTCGGTGAGCGACGCGGTGCCGCACGGTGGTTTCGGTGAGGCCGGATGGGCCGGATTGGTTGCGGATCTGGTTCAGGTCAGCGGCATGATCGCCGATGCGGTGCCCGGGGTGCCGCACTTCCTCGTCGGCCATTCGATGGGTTCATTCGCGTCGCAGTTCGTGCTGCTCGACCATTCCGCCGACTACGTCGGTGTGGCGCTGAGCGGCACCACCGCGCTGGACATCGCCGCCGCCGCGATGCCGGAGCCGGGATCCGAGGCCGCGGAGGACGCGAATCTCGATGCCTACAACGCGGGCTTCGAGGGGGACACAGGCTACGAGTGGCTCAGCCGTGACGCCGACGAGGTGGCGAAGTACGTCGCGGATCCGCTGTGCGGGTTCGACGTGCGGCCGGACCTGCTGCCGGGCATCTTCGGGGCGAGCGTTCTGACGGGCGACCAGGAGGTGCTGGCGAAGATCAGCCCGGACGTCGCGATCCTGGTCCTCAGCGGCGAGGACGACCCGCTCGCCGGCAAGGGCTACATGCCGACGACGGTGGCGGACCGATACCGCGCCGCCGGGGTCAAGGACGTGGAGTTGGAGATCTACCCGGGCGCACGGCACGAGATCTTCAATGAGACCAATCGTGACGAAGTCACCACCCGCCTCATCGGATGGCTCGACGCGCACGTGTGA